The nucleotide window TTATAAAAAAGTTATTTGATAGCTCTGGAGGTGGGTTTGGAGATTCATACATCAGGCACTGGGTTGCTATGGTGGAGCTTTATAAAGAGGTTATTATACTCGCAACCCGGGACCGAGaagtagatatatatatatacacacacacacttgaatTTCTCAAACTTTTGGTATTTGTAGGTTTCTGGTTCTACACAAAATGCATCCAACATGGCAGGTTACCAGTCAATGCTTGTAGAACTCTTTGGCAACGGTCTGTTAAATCCAAATAACATGAAACGGTTACTTGGTAATTCTTCTTCTAAAGAAGTCAAAGTGAATGTTCTAATGATAGTTTCAGAGGTAGCTTGTCTGAACAAGGTTAGTCCTTGCCAATTAATTAATTCTATAAAATAGTTTTGACAACTGACTATTATTAACTAAAAAAAATTCATGCAGGATTTTTACAAGTACATACATGGATCAAATATTTTGGAACTCTTGAAAGGCTTTCTTACTCATGAAGATCCTGATATACGTACCAATGCTTGCAGGGCTCTAGGAAGCATGTGCCGGCATAACTCCTACTTCTATGACTTATATGTATGCATCAACTATTATTTGCTCGTAAATAATCTTACAGATATTTACGAGATAACTGTAGAGCTAGCGACCATAACCGGGAAACATGGTTATTTTCTCTTTTGTTGTAGGCAAAGTATAATATCGTCAGTCTCTTGGTTGATCGCTGCTATGACGGGGACAAACACACCCGCAAGTTTGCTTGTTTTGCAGTAAGACGGGattctaatttttttaataacaatatgtatgtttatattgaaataaataaataacaccTTGCCACTTTTTTTAATAGATTAGTAACGCAGCTTTTCATAACGACTTCTTATATGAAGAGTTGAGTCGATGTATCCCTCGAATTGCAAATTTGCTGCTTTCAGAAGAAGACTACAAAACAAAGGGGAATGCATGTGGCATTTTTAGCAATCTGGTGCGTCACTCCAACAAGTTTTGTAACGATTTGGTCTCTAAAGGAGCAATGCAGGTAGGTACTTTTGACAACATAACTTTAAATATCTATTTTCTAGTTATTGGCTACTTACATTGGTTTATTTAGGCTATGTTGAAGGTAGTTGAAGATTGGTTTATTGTTGATCCAAATCATGCTATTAGTGAGTCACCTCTTGAAGTGGCTCTTTATGCATTGGCTAAAGTGTGCAGACATGCGCCTTGTCGACAGTTTCTGCGTGCGTCTGATCAGTACCCAATATTTGAAAAACTTAGACAGTCATCCAAAGAAAAGATTGCTGAATACGCTTCTTTTATTCTCAACGAAAGCTCTCAACCATGAAGGTATTGTTGCAAAACTTTCTATACGGTTACATATGTACGGCGAGATGAAAGCATTTTGCCATCTTAAAGCTTTTGTTGATTAACTTATAACTTGATTGCAGTCTGCAGACAACCTTTGTTTGGCAAAATGGACCGCGTTTATAATTTGGAATCCATCTAGTcaattgtaaaaaaaatgttaatGATATGGATGGATGTCTATCATTGgttttggtttgttttgttttacgtGACATTGTTTACCAATCCTGTTTAGATTTACTATTCGGCTACATCTAACTGTAAGTTCGGCTGGTGATTGACTTGTTAGAAATAACTCAGACACGTCCGATCATTGGCGGTAACTTCCTACCGATCCTGCTAATGGTCCAAGTTAGCATTGATCATAATAGTTATTACTAATATAACTTTTGTACCAAGTTGTTGCTAATTAAAGTTTCCACTAATGCTAATAAATGATCAGTTCAAAATGATTGTCAATACTCGATCTTTAACAAGTTTTACTCCACACATACTCGATATTATAATTTCAGTTTGGTTTGGTTGGTtttaagtaaatataataattataCTAATAATGAAACATGTTGGCTAGAAGGGAACCGGTGCAAAAGAGGGTGATCGAATTCTGAATAAAGGGGGTTTGTTTAGGGTTATCTATTTTTCAAGAAAAGAAGTATTGGCAGTGCTTATGATTTAATAAACAACCAGTAAGGTTGGTAAAATGAGCCATTGTTGAGTTGGGTAATCGGTCAAAACAAGTTTGTAAGGGTGTACGGGGTGGTTGCGGCAAGGGGTGCGACAACCCCCTTTGCCGAGTGGCAaacaccgccaccaccaacaTATGCCGCGCGGGGAGGTGAGAGATCGGGGAAAAGTTGCCGCTTGCGGGGAAGGGAAAAGGTGAACGTTTTGGGTGGGGCCCACTAGTATTCTACCAATCTcaggtttttattttattttatttaaatggttTGGAGGAAATCACCTCCTAGGTTTTTTAATGAGATGGGAAATGACATGACATATTATGATGAGGTGGATGGAAAGTTTGACCCATCTTATTAGGCATGCACCCATTACATCCTAATAGTTGactcagaattttttttttattggaGGCAGAAATTTTTAGGTATGGGTTGTTTGAAAAAAAGGTTTGGTCTAATTCGATAGATCACATAACAAAAtgagtaaattacacttttcgtcctttatgtttgtatagGATTGCAATAGATgccctttaactttaataattacagtcacagtcctttatttaaAAAATACATTACAACCTAGGTCCTTTGGTCCTAACCTAGTTAAAAATTTTAGTTAAGTCAGGCATGTGCCTTACACATGTGGGTATGTTAGTAATTTTACtattatattttaaatatattaaaaaaaatgcaaACTAATCTTTCAATCTCAATTCTCTCTCATACAAAACATTTTTTAATTACAAGTCCAAAATCAATCAATATCATCACAAACAGATTCAAAAGCAAGCAAAATTAAATCAAAAGTTGTGATTTATATTTCTTTTCAATTCGTACTTTATGTTTCTTAGAAATTGAAATCAAGAGAATCCAGTTCGTTCTTTATATTTCCTTTACTCAGATTACaacagaaaattcaaaaacaattcAAGTTTTTTCATCTTCATCATAAATCAATTTTCAGTGTATTTCATCTTGTGTTTTATCTCTAGATCTTCAACTTCATTCACTGTTTTTTTGCAAGAAACATATAATGTCTGAGAGTAGAGTGAGAGAAAGCAGAAAAGGTAGAGAGAGAAACCAGATCTTGAATATTCAAGCGGAGATTGTGGGCAACAACAGCGACATCAGAGAAGGGCCCGGCGGTTAGGGTTTTCGAGCAAGACGTTAACAAGCGGCGGCGACGGTATTTAGTTAGGGTTCTTAAGATTTGGGTACAATGGTGGTTTTTAGCAGTTTGCACTCAACCGGCGACGGCTATCACTTTTTTCCGGTGATTGGTTGTTCCATATTAAAGTTTGTTACATGGGTGATTGATTCGTGAAGGAGAATTTGAGTGAAATtgagttagggttttggattaGATTTGGGGATTGTATTAAGAGAATTTTGGGTGAAATTTAATGCTAGAATTTATGGCAGAGGTTGAATGATTTATATTTTTGGGTGAAATAACTTGGACATCTTCAAAGATCTTTTTGAATTTATGAGAGCACTGCACTTTTTGAAGATGACCTCCCACAGGTTCCAAAGACTTGAATAAACAATACAGAGATGATGTTTAGAGAGAGAATAGgtggtttttttatttaaatatatttaaaatatgttggtaaaattactaatatacccacatgtgcaaggcacatgcctGACTTAACTAGAAATTTTAACCAGGTTAGAGCCAAAGGACCTATGttgtaatgagttttccaaataaaggactatgactgtaattattgaagttaaaggtcatccattgcaatcctatacaaacataaaggacgaaaagtgtaatttaccctaacaAAATTAAATTTGAAATACATTTTAAAAATAAGTCAATAGGTCATTTATAACAAAAGGATAAAACTAAATTAAATTGCAAATACATTATattatatactattattttgtAACATGTTGGTGCATTAGGTGGTTGTAACATGTGCttatattgtgttttatgtgttggattttgtactttcAACACTTGATAATGTGAACACATTTACTCCTGACGCGTGTTAATTGACATGTTGCATTAACGCTTGTACATCAAGCTTTGTAGATGTATTATGCATCTTATGGTTGTACCTAATGTGGGTTTACAACTTTGTGCCACAAGAAAGTACAATTGATTATTGCGTAGGGTGCGCTATGATAATGCGTGAGTCTGTAGCAAGCATAAGATCATGTATAGTGGGGCTTGAACTTCAAGCTCCTCCCATGTGGCTCCTAGTATAGATATAATTTGTAACACTTGTATGCATTAAACTATTGTAcatcatcttttacaatttaacctcacaacttttttacttacaactttggtcctctatacttttcatttttcacaaaattttcgttttacgttccgttctaaattttgcgagttaacacggcgcaacgtgcgtgtgcGGTTAAACATTTTTACGTTGTCTTTTTTTCTGTTTGACAGGTTCATGGTAACGCGCGGGTTcaagatcgacttagttattcttttatatgttctacgtttcggtttaatttatTCGCATTAACGCGCCGCAACTTTAGTGTTGGTGGTCGTTGGCAGTAGTGTGACATTGGTgttcgcccccgccgcaacgcgggggtgctTAATCCTAGTTAATATTCATTCGAAATTCATAATAGAAATACAATATCCATACAACTTTCTGTTGGTTTTCGTTTTCTAATAGACATTACTTCCGGTGGcaaaactaaaaaaattaatcatgaattaatatttttttatatttgctATATCATTACTTTTTATGAAGAATTTCATCTTCTTATAATGGCTTATTggattaatattttttttttacacttGCTATATCACACTCAACTATTGACTATCAGCCACACTGTTACCCTCAACTATCATTTTGACGtctgtcacccccaacttaacacttagtgtgttctatCACTACGTCTTTAACTAATCACTAACATTTGATCTTGTTACTATATTTTTGGAGTGTCCTAAGATCCCAAAAACATTCCTAAGATCCatatgacacccccaaaagtatagtaccaagatcaaaagttagtgattagttaacgacgtggtgacagaacacactaagtgttaagttgggggtgacgggaGTCAAAGTGGTAGTTAGGGTGGCAGCGGCAAATAGCCAATAGTtaggtgataaaatccaataaccctctTATAATTCAAATTCTtgttcattctttttttttttattacttaAGTTGGTAATTAACGGATCTACTCACATAGACATTTAATGGCTGTTTGACAACTTCTAAATGGGTAAGTGCTGAACCATTAAcaagtctgaatcattaagtgctgaaccagtaagatgtctgaccaattcaaataagaggtcttaatcattcagactctgtataatgcttaaccattcagaggcattATACAGACATCCGCTCGTCAAACAAacagtttgaaccattaagtgttaaaCCAGCAAaatgtttgaaccattaagagcctcgttAAAAGCTAAATAAATATCCCCTAactttttctttttatcaaacatTACTCAACATAGACATttagttcttttttttttaatcaaacatAATATTTTAGTCTAGTAAAATAAAggattattttaattttttagtatTACTAGATATCAAATTAactatcaaaattcaaagttttgAGTAATGGAAAGAAAGCTTCATGTTTCCCAGTGACACTAACAATGATGCTACTCTAGAACAGTAGAACAAGACTTCTTTCTAGTGAATGTGTAATTACAAAACAACCCTAATTAGTCATTTTCTACAAAACAACCCCTATTAGTCATCTTCTCCAACTCTTCAAGATCTACTTTAAGTTTTCtgtcataatttttttttcaattaacaCCACTTtagttttttgttttcttttggtTAATACTCTTTTTTCAACTATTCATTCTTTCATGGGGAGGGAGAGGTGTGTCAAAATTTTATGGGGAGTGTTTGGAATATTCATGTAAGTATAACActaaatactttttattttcaaggGGAGCGCCCGCTACCCCACCTATGGGGTCCGCCCCTAGATTCAGGTCAAAACAAGTTGTGATAAACATAGGTACGGGAGTCAAAACAAGTAAGCTAAAAAATCACTTGGCGAGGTCAGAGCGCTTTCATACCAAAATGAATCCGCTCGCTATATTTGCTTTTACAGCAACCAGTGAGAACAGATGGTGATGGCAGCAACCATGGTGTTGTCGGCAATAGTGGTGGGAATGGTTAAGCGGCCAAGATGGCGTCATGTGACACTGTTAGTGAATACAATGATGGTGGTGGATACAACGACAATGGCGGCGGCGACAACAACTAGGAGGTGGCGACGAcactaagggggtgtttgtttttttgtgAAAAGCTCTTCAGAACCTCTTATGTCTGCACCACGCAGACCACATGCAGACGTTTGAGTCTGCAGTGTGTTTGTTTTTTCgaagacctttcattaaaaatGTTTGCGCGACCTCTTTTTGGTGCAGACATGGATCAAGGTCCTCTTACCTCTTCTCCATTCTTTTTTCCCAGATGCAACAAACACACTGAAACCCTAGTTCCTTCTCCATCTCCTCCAACTCAGCCGCcaccctcctcctcctcctctccGCCGGCCGACCTCCTCGTTCCTGCTAACAGGTATTGGAATAGGTGTTTAAATTCTGAATTTTGATTATATTAATAAGTTGATTAtagttttttgtttgtttgattattGGAATAAGTTGATTAAATTCTGAATCTTGtagaagttaaaaacaaacagccttcttcttgcagactgtaGAGGTTTAGTCCACCTCTTCAGCTACAGATGTCAGCAGATGTGGTCCACAGACTACAGACGTTTTACTTCTGATAAAACAAACAGCAGGTGTCCCATTTAgatttattttaagttaatataTTTATTAAGAATGATCCATATTTTGAGAGACATAATTTGAGTATACAAAAATTGATCCTTTGTGTAATTTGAGGAGAGTCGCATTAAACCCTCATATAGTTTGAATAAAACCATATTAAACTTAAACTATAATGAAATCATAGAGAATTTTACCCAAATGAGTTACAACTACAAGGtgtaacaacaataacaaatgtttaattttgaaaaaaaaaatttgaaacaaGAAAAGACTCCTTATATATAGGTACACCACCCCTTATAGAGACACTAGAGCGTTATCCTATAAGGTAGTCAAATAAAAAATTGATACAAGCCGTATGAGTCATATCAATGTCACATCAGTCATTTCTTTATCAGATCTTATCTTTCGTATATTCTATACGATGTGAACGATACACCCTCTTACAAGAGTAGCATCACCCATAATCACCTTGTAACACGGATCGTATGAGTGCTAATGTCCACATACCAAATCAATGGTGTACCTAAGGAAAAGTGTCATGTAATTAACATTACCGAGTACCACATATtattgaaaaagaaaaaagaaaaaagaaaagaaatgcaTAGCCACGTCATGACATTATCTATCAAATACGAAAATGAGTGGTTCCTCACCACTAGCACAGATTCTCACCCCTACCAACCACCATGGAAATTCAGAAACTCAACTCAACTCAACATCCACCCCAAAATTATTGTTTTCCCAAAACATTTCCAACACCACACACCTTCTCTTTTGTCTCAAATTAGCAACTACAGAGTCAATGAATTGGATGACTGAAAGCTCAAACCATTGTTAACCAGCAATGATTTTGCAATGGCTATCACAAACTTTTCATTAACATCATCAACTTACAGAAACAACCCATCTGCATCTCTCACTTGCAGTCTAAATTCTTCACCAAGATCCTCCTCACCGGACTCTGTTTTTCTTCCTGACGCTACTGGGCCTTCTTACAATCCACTTGTGTATCAGGTTTGATCAGTTAGTTTTTGATTGTGGTGAAGAATGTGGTAAAAATATTGATTGTTTTTAATGTTGGGTACGTACGTAGGCTGTGAAGCTGTTGGGGCCTCCTGCAACATTTGATGCCTCAAAACTTGAAGTTATTTTTAAAGGAGAAGAGAAAGATCAGTATAGGAGGAGGAGGATTCTACCCAGGACTTATAATCTTTCTCATTGTGACTTCACTGCTGACCTCACATTAACCATTTCAAATGTTCTTCACCATGACCAGGTGCCTGCCTATTTTCTTAATTTCCCTCCAACCACACTAGTAGGGATTAGTAATTTTGTACCCCTAACATATAACCGTACCATATGAACatatacggtatggtatttggtTTTGAGTTTAGCTCAATTTCGCTATCTCTACTATGTGGTACAGTACCGGTCTCCGGACTTTTAACGGTACTGTACCTACCAGTACCACCGAACATATACGGTACGGTATTCTGTTTTGGTTTTAGTTAAATTTCAGTATATGTACTATGCAGTACGGTACCAGTATACCGATATCATCCCTAAACTACACACACTAACAACAACAGACGTACACATTATAATCCCATTGGCCACTCATAGCAGAGCTATTAGAAGGGTCCGAGGAGGGTGTGACGGGCAAACCTTGCCTTAGGCAGCCACCCTGAGACCCCGTGTTCCAAAAactatttttttgttttgttttgtaataTAGAATATAGTAATTCAGATAACATAACTAAGAGAAATGGAACAAATAACTGAACAAGCATACAAAAGTACTAGTAATGGAAGTTGTAAAGCAGTGTTATTATACACAGTGacggacccagaaattattttATGGGGTGCAAACGAAGGGTTCaaccaaattttcaaggggtgcagtCGGAATTTTTACCTCGAAAatacaccaatttttttttcaaggggggCGCCCGCCCACCCAAGCCAAAGCTTGGGTCCACCCTTGATTATACATTGTAACATTGATATGTAAACTATTGTGGCTACAGCCTACATGTAAAAGAGGccgctcacacacacacacacacaaatgcTATAAAGCTGTCTACTGAACAATTGTACTTGTGGTTTGATTGAAAAGCTGAGAGGGTGGTATAATAAGGATGATGTAGTGGCTCAATGGGCTGAAGTGAAAGGTCATATGTGTCTTGATGTTCATTGCTATGTTAGTGGACCAAATTCCTTGCTCGATCTTGCTGCAGAGTTCAGATACTATATTTTCTCAAAGGAGTTGCCATTGGTAAATTAACTAACTCATTTCAAGGATTACACAAACATTAGTAGTAAGGTTTTGAAGAAAGGTATAAGATTTTGGCCAATAATGCTGCAGGTGCTTGAAGCTGTGCTGTATGGGGATCGTGCCCTGTTTAGTGAACAcaaagagttgatggatgcattCGTTCGGGTCTTTTTCCACTCTAGCTCAAGGAAGTATAACCGCGTAGAGTGTTGGGGCCCGCTTAAGGATGCTGCTAAGGTATGATACACAATGTTGGACGTGTGTATGGTTTAAAAACAAGCAACTAGTTTTAATATCTGTGAAATGAAATGTTCAGGGACGGTTCGGGGATCAGATACAAGGGTTATTGGCTGAAGACAAGGAACGATCTGCGCCTCCAAAGAGCTGGGGAATACCGAAATCTGTATTTCAAGTTCTTTGTACATTCCTTTTGTAATTAACCACACCAAGGTCCAGAGGCAATGATATAGTGTTAaaagaaagtcaaagtcaacCATTCACCTGCTGCGTTTGTAGAGGTTATGATTGAATTCATTTTGCTGTCTCATTGATTCTTTTTTGTACCATGTACTGCAACTCATGAATCAGAAACCATGAGATCAAAATTCTTGATAAAAAGATTGCCATTTGTTAATAAATTTAGCAATTACACACGTTGGATGCTCGCGCCTTAAGCCTCTCTCTCGTTCTACGTTTGTGGTTAGGGTTGTAAAACTGGGTTTGGATTTGTGTTGGTATGTAAACTCTCATAAGAAATTGTTAGTCGGTAAGAATAACAGTGTTGATAATATGTTCATCGCCACTGCTTAAGTGCACGCTGAGTGGGTGTCAAC belongs to Helianthus annuus cultivar XRQ/B chromosome 5, HanXRQr2.0-SUNRISE, whole genome shotgun sequence and includes:
- the LOC110941208 gene encoding magnesium dechelatase SGRL, chloroplastic — protein: MAITNFSLTSSTYRNNPSASLTCSLNSSPRSSSPDSVFLPDATGPSYNPLVYQAVKLLGPPATFDASKLEVIFKGEEKDQYRRRRILPRTYNLSHCDFTADLTLTISNVLHHDQLRGWYNKDDVVAQWAEVKGHMCLDVHCYVSGPNSLLDLAAEFRYYIFSKELPLVLEAVLYGDRALFSEHKELMDAFVRVFFHSSSRKYNRVECWGPLKDAAKGRFGDQIQGLLAEDKERSAPPKSWGIPKSVFQVLCTFLL